A genomic region of Pseudomonas sp. KU43P contains the following coding sequences:
- the fdxH gene encoding formate dehydrogenase subunit beta, with protein sequence MASQDIIARSATTTVPPSVRQQEEVAKLIDTTKCIGCKACQVACSEWNELRDEVGHNHGTYDNPQDLTAETWTLMRFTEHERDDGNLEWLIRKDGCMHCADPGCLKACPSPGAIIKHANGIVDFNQDHCIGCGYCITGCPFNIPRISQKDHKAYKCTLCSDRVTVGLEPACVKTCPTGAIVFGTKEEMKVHAAERVVDLKSRGYDNAGLYDPDGVGGTHVMYVLHHADTPRLYAGLPDQPVISPLVGLWKGFTKPLALLAMGAAVLAGFFHYVRVGPQRVEEDEHPTPPDESVHHVDPSVHVYDPNRPGGQGEQRP encoded by the coding sequence ATGGCCAGCCAAGACATCATCGCCCGCTCGGCCACCACCACCGTACCGCCTTCGGTACGCCAGCAGGAGGAAGTCGCCAAGCTGATCGACACCACCAAGTGCATCGGTTGCAAGGCCTGTCAGGTGGCATGCTCGGAGTGGAACGAACTGCGTGACGAGGTCGGCCACAACCACGGCACTTACGACAACCCCCAGGATCTCACTGCCGAGACCTGGACCTTGATGCGCTTTACCGAGCACGAGCGCGACGACGGCAACCTGGAGTGGCTGATCCGCAAGGATGGCTGCATGCACTGCGCCGACCCAGGTTGCCTGAAGGCATGCCCGAGCCCAGGCGCGATCATCAAGCACGCCAACGGCATCGTCGACTTCAACCAGGACCACTGCATCGGCTGCGGTTATTGCATCACCGGTTGCCCGTTCAACATCCCGCGCATCTCGCAGAAGGACCACAAGGCGTACAAGTGCACTCTGTGTTCCGACCGTGTGACTGTGGGCCTGGAGCCGGCTTGTGTGAAAACCTGCCCGACCGGGGCGATCGTGTTCGGCACCAAGGAAGAGATGAAGGTGCATGCCGCCGAGCGCGTCGTCGACCTCAAGTCGCGCGGTTACGACAACGCCGGCCTGTACGACCCTGACGGCGTCGGTGGCACCCACGTGATGTATGTGCTGCACCATGCCGACACGCCCAGGCTGTATGCCGGCCTGCCGGATCAGCCGGTGATCAGCCCGCTGGTGGGCCTGTGGAAGGGCTTCACCAAGCCGCTGGCGCTGCTGGCCATGGGGGCAGCGGTACTGGCTGGGTTCTTCCACTACGTGCGCGTCGGCCCGCAACGGGTTGAGGAAGACGAGCACCCCACGCCACCGGATGAAAGCGTGCACCACGTGGACCCGTCGGTCCATGTCTATGACCCGAACCGGCCCGGCGGGCAGGGGGAGCAGCGGCCATGA
- a CDS encoding formate dehydrogenase subunit gamma: protein MNDKKPILRYNANERTNHWIVAILFFMAGLSGLALFHPALFWLSHLFGGGPWTRILHPFMGVAMFVFFLGLVVRFWRANFITANDRLWLRRIDRVMVNREDGVPPIGKYNAGQKLLFWTLLLCMLVLLLSGVVIWRAYFSHFFDIGSIRVATLAHALAGFVLILSIIVHIYAGIWIKGSIGAMLHGWVSRAWARKHHELWYREVTGDKTPSNHGRKEG from the coding sequence ATGAACGACAAGAAACCCATCCTGCGCTACAACGCCAACGAGCGGACCAACCACTGGATCGTCGCCATCCTGTTCTTCATGGCCGGGTTGTCCGGGCTGGCGCTGTTCCACCCAGCGCTTTTCTGGCTCAGCCACCTGTTCGGCGGCGGGCCGTGGACGCGCATCCTGCACCCGTTCATGGGCGTGGCGATGTTCGTGTTCTTCCTCGGCCTGGTGGTGCGCTTCTGGCGCGCCAACTTCATCACCGCCAACGACCGCCTGTGGCTGCGCCGCATCGATCGGGTAATGGTCAATCGCGAAGACGGCGTGCCTCCGATCGGCAAGTACAACGCCGGGCAGAAGCTGCTGTTCTGGACGCTGCTGCTGTGCATGCTGGTGCTACTGCTCAGCGGGGTGGTGATCTGGCGCGCCTATTTCAGCCATTTCTTCGATATAGGGTCGATCCGCGTTGCGACATTGGCCCATGCGCTGGCGGGCTTCGTGCTGATCCTCAGCATCATCGTGCACATCTACGCCGGCATCTGGATCAAGGGCTCGATCGGCGCCATGCTGCATGGCTGGGTCAGCCGCGCCTGGGCGCGCAAACATCATGAACTGTGGTACCGCGAAGTGACCGGCGACAAGACGCCGAGCAATCACGGACGTAAAGAAGGATGA